The following is a genomic window from Streptomyces chrestomyceticus JCM 4735.
AATCCGTCGCGTTCGGGCCCGGTGTGATGGACGTCGCGGGCCCCGGCCCGCCCCGCCCCTTGCCCTCGTCGCCGGTCTTCCCGTCGTTGCCGGTCCAGTTGACGGCCCACACCACCAACAGGACGAGCACGACGAGGACGGCCAGCGCAACGGCCCTCCGCCGCCAGTAGATGGAGGAGGGAAGCGGCCCGATCGGATTGCGCAGAGATCCCACGCGGAAACTCTACGAGAGATCAGGTGTCACACCGGCCAGTACCCGCCGCAGGAAGCAGCAACTTTTCACATCATCTTTCCGGAGCGGGGCGCGGCGGCTCTCGCGCGGCGGCCCCGACGTGCTCCACGGGGGGGCCGCCGCCCGGCCCCGGCCACCCACTTTCGTCAGGGGTTTCCCCCGACGGTGGTCAGGTGCGGCTTTCCCGTAACAGTCCGTACCGTATGCGTTCATGTACAGCACCGATCTCTATCGCGACGTCACCGACTTCGCGCACGACACTCCCGGCTGGGTCCACTCACTGGCCGCGGGAGGCACCGAAGGCGGCATCCTGCTGCTCATGGCCCTGGCCGTAGTGGGCTGGTGGCGGTCCCGGAAGGGGGAGGAGCGGCTGGTCGCGCTGGCGATCCTGGTGCCGATAGCCACGGCCGTCGCGTATCTGGTGAGTGAGGTCGTCAAGAGCTTCGTGAACGAGGAACGGCCCTGCCGGGCCGTGGCGGGCGCCGCCGCCTCCATCGTCCCGTGCCCGCCGCAGGGCGACTGGTCCTTCCCCAGCAACCACTCCACGATCGCGGCGGCGCTGGCCGTCGGCATCGTGTTCGCCTGGCGCGCGCTGGCCTGGCTGGTGCTGCCGATCGCGCTGCTGACCGGCTTCTCGCGGGTGTTCGTCGGTGCGCACTACCCGCACGACGTGGTGGCCGGCCTGGCGCTGGGCACCCTGACCGCCACGCTGTGCGTGACACTGCTCGCCGGGCCGCTGACCTCTCTGGTCGTGCGCCTGGGAGCGGGGCGCTGGAAGATCCTGGTACGGGCCTGACCGGTCCCCTTGGGCAGGGGCGCCCCTCGGGGTGCCCCTCGGCGGGCGGCGCGCCCGGACCGCCGCGCCCGGCCTCACGGCGCGTGCCATTCCTCCTTGTGCCCGAAGCCGCGGCCGTTGTCGATCAACCGGAGCCAGTCCGGGCGGACTTCCCAGAGTGCGGTCCGTTCCAGTGCCGCACCGAGCCGTTCGTCGGCCGCGACGAACGGGAAACGCTCCAGGTACGTACGCCACCCGGCCGCCCGGTCCGCGCCCGCCAGCCGGTGGCAGGAGCCCCGGCCCTGCACCCCGGTCAGCGCGGTCCACTCCTGGCCGTCGCGCTGGGCCGTGAAGGCGACGCGGGCCCCGGCACCGGCGTCGGCGGCCCGCGCGAAGGCCCGGCCGTGCCGCGTCGACTCGGCGGTGACCAGGACGAGAGAGGGCGTCGGCCCGTCCGCGGTGGCGTAGAGCACGGCGCACGCCTGCGGCCCCTCGTCGTCGGTGTACGCGAGGGTCAGCGTCGTATGGGCGGCCAGCGCCCGGCGGATCGTGTCCGGGCAATCGCCCTCGGTGGTCGTCGTGGTGGTCATCGCCGTTCTCCCGCCGGTCCCGTCGTCCACATCATGGGGACATCCTCGTCCCTTCCGCCCCGCGTGCCTCTGTCGGCCCTGCCGGACCGCCCCGGCGTTCCCGCGAGCGGGTGGGCGCAACGTGGCGCGCGCCCGGTGCGTTTCACGGTGGAGCGCCGTCGTGCCAGGATCGGCAGTGCCATGACTTCCACTCCTGCCGCCACCCGCGCCGCCGCTGCCACCGCCGCCAACGAAGCCGCCGAAGGGGCCCGGCTGCACGGCCCCGTCACCGACTGGTTCGACGAGCACGCCCGCGATCTGCCCTGGCGCCGCCCCGAGGCGGGCGCCTGGGGCGTGATGGTGAGCGAGTTCATGCTGCAGCAGACGCCGGTCAGCAGAGTGCTGCCGGTGTACGAGCAGTGGCTGGCGCGCTGGCCGCGCCCCGCCGACCTGGCCGCCGAGCCGCCCGGTGAGGCGGTGCGCGCCTGGGGCCGCCTCGGCTATCCGCGGCGCGCGCTGCGCCTGCACGCCGCCGCCTCCGCCATACAGGAACGTCACGGCGGCGACGTACCGCGCGACCACGCGCAGCTCCTCGCGCTGCCGGGCGTCGGCGAGTACACGGCCGCGGCCGTGGCGTCCTTCGCGTACGGACAGCGGCACGCCGTACTGGACACCAACGTCCGCCGGGTGTTCGCGCGCGCCGTCTCCGGTCAGCAGTACCCGCCGAACGCCACCACGGCCGCCGAGCGGAAGCTGGCCCGCGCGCTGCTGCCGCAGGACGAGGAGACCGCCGCCAAGTGGGCTGCCGCCACGATGGAGCTGGGCGCGCTGGTGTGCACCGCCCGCGGCCCGGAGTGTGTGCGCTGCCCGATCTCCGCGCAGTGCGCCTGGCGGCTGGCGGGTTCGCCCGCGCACGACGGCCCGCCGCGGCGCGGCCAGACGTACGCCGGTACGGACCGCCAGGTGCGCGGCAAGCTCCTCGCCGTACTGCGGGAAGCCGTCGGGTCCGTCCCGCAGGCGGTGCTGGACACGGTGTGGGACGAGCCGGTGCAGCGCGCGCGGGCGCTCGACGGCCTTGTCTCGGACGGTCTGGTGGAGCCGCTGCCGGGCGGCATGTACCGCCTGCCTCTCGGCCGGAGCACGTCGTGACGTACGGGCCGTGCTGACCGCACTGTGACAGCCGAGTGATGACGCGGCCCGCGTCACCGCTTCCCCGGCCCGTCCCTAGCTCTTCCGGCCGCCCCCGCTGTCCCCCAGGAGGATGACCCGGTCCGGGCCCCCGTCAGCCGGAGGTATGACCCCCGGGGGGCTGTTACACAACCGACGGTTTTCCGTGCACTCCCTGTGGGGCCCTCGCACATTACGCCGCAACACCCCCTCCGTAGCGTCTTCCTCGTGCTGGAGATGACCACCAGCACGGTCAACGTGGGGAATCGCAAGCGGATCGGAGGCGTCGGGATGGCGACCAGCGGCGGCAAGGTACTGGACTTCGAAGAGTACGTGCGGACGCGGCAGGAGGCCCTGCTGCGCAGCGCCCGGCGCCTGGTACCCGACCCGGTCGACGCCCAGGACCTGCTCCAGACGGCCCTGGTGCGCACGTACGGGCGCTGGGACGGCATCGCCGACAAGTCGCTGGCCGACGCCTACCTCCGCCGCGTCATGATCAACACGCGGACGGAGTGGTGGCGGGCCCGCAAGCTGGAGGAGGTGCCCACCGAGCAGCTCCCGGACGCGAGCGTCGACGACGGCACCGAACAGCGCGCCGACCGGGCGCTGCTGATGGACATCCTCGGGGTGCTCGCGCCCAAGCAGCGCAGCGTGGTCGTGCTGCGACACTGGGAGCAGATGAGCACGGAGGAGACCGCGGCGGCGCTGGGCATGTCCACCGGTACGGTCAAGAGCACGCTGCACCGGGCCCTGGCCCGGCTGCGCCAGGAGCTGGAGAATCGCGACATCGACGCGCGGATGCTG
Proteins encoded in this region:
- a CDS encoding A/G-specific adenine glycosylase; the protein is MTSTPAATRAAAATAANEAAEGARLHGPVTDWFDEHARDLPWRRPEAGAWGVMVSEFMLQQTPVSRVLPVYEQWLARWPRPADLAAEPPGEAVRAWGRLGYPRRALRLHAAASAIQERHGGDVPRDHAQLLALPGVGEYTAAAVASFAYGQRHAVLDTNVRRVFARAVSGQQYPPNATTAAERKLARALLPQDEETAAKWAAATMELGALVCTARGPECVRCPISAQCAWRLAGSPAHDGPPRRGQTYAGTDRQVRGKLLAVLREAVGSVPQAVLDTVWDEPVQRARALDGLVSDGLVEPLPGGMYRLPLGRSTS
- a CDS encoding phosphatase PAP2 family protein — translated: MYSTDLYRDVTDFAHDTPGWVHSLAAGGTEGGILLLMALAVVGWWRSRKGEERLVALAILVPIATAVAYLVSEVVKSFVNEERPCRAVAGAAASIVPCPPQGDWSFPSNHSTIAAALAVGIVFAWRALAWLVLPIALLTGFSRVFVGAHYPHDVVAGLALGTLTATLCVTLLAGPLTSLVVRLGAGRWKILVRA
- a CDS encoding pyridoxamine 5'-phosphate oxidase, producing MTTTTTTEGDCPDTIRRALAAHTTLTLAYTDDEGPQACAVLYATADGPTPSLVLVTAESTRHGRAFARAADAGAGARVAFTAQRDGQEWTALTGVQGRGSCHRLAGADRAAGWRTYLERFPFVAADERLGAALERTALWEVRPDWLRLIDNGRGFGHKEEWHAP
- a CDS encoding SigE family RNA polymerase sigma factor, with translation MTTSTVNVGNRKRIGGVGMATSGGKVLDFEEYVRTRQEALLRSARRLVPDPVDAQDLLQTALVRTYGRWDGIADKSLADAYLRRVMINTRTEWWRARKLEEVPTEQLPDASVDDGTEQRADRALLMDILGVLAPKQRSVVVLRHWEQMSTEETAAALGMSTGTVKSTLHRALARLRQELENRDIDARMLERGEQERERCAA